One region of Streptomyces davaonensis JCM 4913 genomic DNA includes:
- a CDS encoding sugar phosphate isomerase/epimerase family protein, translating into MTLRLAYGTNGLTDLRLDDALFLLADLGYDGVALTLDHMHLDPMAPDLSDRVGRLARTLRTLELSVTIETGARYILDARRKHGPSLLDPDPEGRAARVRMLMHAVQIAADLGAHAVHCFSGVLPDGVDPDSAWKWLTDELSLVLYTATGLGMPLAVEPEPGHLLATLADFHHVRHLLGSPDALGLTLDIGHCQCLERASPADCVRSAAPWVRHVQIEDMRRGIHEHLPFGAGEIDFPPVLDALADLTHDGYPGLISVELPRHSHAGPSLAKSSLHYLRGLEKGAHA; encoded by the coding sequence ATGACCCTGCGCCTGGCCTACGGCACCAACGGCCTCACCGATCTGCGCCTGGACGACGCCCTGTTCCTCCTCGCCGATCTCGGCTACGACGGCGTCGCCCTCACGCTCGACCACATGCACCTCGACCCCATGGCGCCGGACCTCTCCGACCGGGTCGGCCGACTGGCCCGCACTCTGCGCACCCTCGAGCTGTCGGTGACGATCGAGACCGGCGCCCGCTACATCCTCGACGCGCGCCGCAAGCACGGCCCCTCGCTGCTCGACCCCGACCCGGAGGGACGCGCTGCCCGGGTCCGCATGCTCATGCATGCCGTCCAGATCGCCGCCGACCTCGGAGCGCACGCGGTGCACTGCTTCAGCGGCGTCCTCCCTGACGGCGTCGATCCGGACAGCGCGTGGAAGTGGCTCACCGACGAGCTGTCGCTTGTCCTCTACACCGCCACCGGCCTGGGCATGCCGCTCGCCGTGGAACCCGAGCCCGGCCATCTCCTCGCCACCCTCGCCGACTTCCACCACGTGCGCCACCTGCTCGGCAGCCCCGACGCGCTCGGCCTGACCCTCGACATCGGCCACTGCCAGTGCCTGGAACGCGCCTCGCCCGCCGACTGCGTCCGCAGCGCGGCGCCCTGGGTGCGCCATGTGCAGATCGAGGACATGCGGCGGGGCATCCACGAGCATCTCCCCTTCGGGGCAGGCGAGATCGACTTCCCGCCCGTCCTCGACGCCCTCGCCGATCTCACCCACGACGGCTACCCGGGCCTGATCAGCGTGGAGCTGCCCCGCCACTCGCACGCAGGGCCGAGCCTCGCCAAGAGCTCCCTCCACTACCTGCGTGGCCTGGAGAAAGGAGCACACGCATGA
- a CDS encoding SCO3242 family prenyltransferase: MNAARDWAQLLRVSALFTVPGDALAGAAAAGVRADRRTALAIGCSLCLYEAGMVLNDWADQDEDARERPDRPLPSGRIHPAAALGAAAGLTTVGLAFAARAGRPAAAVAGVLAATVWAYDLKLKHTSAGAVAMGAARGLDLLLGAVATGGRPLRPAVTLSSAALAAHTYAVTRVARNETTGGAGLASLAALATSAVIGTALAWRSVDLAPSGTRPVRDLAAPTFAALYGATAARPYLHAALNPSPDLTQRAVGGGIRSLIPLQAALAAHAGAPACGAALMALAPLARRISRKVSPT; encoded by the coding sequence GTGAACGCGGCACGCGACTGGGCCCAACTCCTCCGCGTCTCGGCACTGTTCACCGTCCCCGGCGACGCACTCGCCGGGGCGGCGGCCGCGGGCGTGCGCGCCGACCGGCGCACGGCGCTCGCCATCGGCTGCTCCCTGTGCCTCTACGAGGCGGGTATGGTCCTGAACGACTGGGCGGACCAGGACGAGGACGCGCGCGAACGCCCCGACCGGCCGCTGCCGTCGGGTCGTATCCACCCGGCCGCCGCCTTGGGTGCGGCGGCTGGGCTGACCACAGTCGGCCTGGCCTTCGCGGCCCGGGCGGGGCGCCCCGCGGCGGCGGTCGCGGGCGTCCTGGCCGCAACCGTCTGGGCGTACGACCTGAAGCTCAAGCACACTTCCGCGGGCGCGGTGGCCATGGGCGCCGCCCGCGGCTTGGACCTGCTGCTCGGCGCGGTGGCGACCGGGGGGAGGCCTCTCCGCCCCGCCGTGACCCTGTCCTCGGCGGCACTGGCCGCCCACACGTATGCGGTGACTCGTGTCGCCCGCAACGAGACCACCGGGGGTGCCGGCCTGGCGTCCCTGGCCGCACTGGCAACAAGTGCCGTCATCGGTACGGCACTTGCATGGAGAAGCGTGGACTTGGCCCCATCCGGCACGCGACCGGTCCGCGACCTCGCCGCCCCGACCTTCGCAGCCCTGTATGGCGCTACTGCCGCCCGCCCCTACCTCCACGCCGCCCTCAACCCCTCCCCGGACCTCACACAACGCGCCGTGGGCGGCGGTATCAGGTCACTCATCCCCCTCCAGGCCGCCCTCGCGGCCCACGCCGGGGCCCCCGCATGTGGCGCGGCACTGATGGCACTGGCGCCACTGGCACGCCGTATCTCCCGGAAGGTGAGCCCCACATGA
- a CDS encoding inositol-3-phosphate synthase, with the protein MATSSTSALAAPRTGIWLIGARGSVATTVVAGWAAVAAGLQPAVGMVTHTPPFADCGLPDLPSLVFGGHDVAACPLPKRAEQLAAQGVLPHDLPHAVRAELAAADAEIRTGGPLVDDLRDDHELISAFAEDIASFRMRNNHARCVVVNVASTEPAPRAGDDRLPASSLYAAAALRAQAAYVNFTPSTGLHHPALHGPYEVPVAGRDGKTGQTLLRSVLGPMFAQRALTVRSWSGANLLGGGDGAALADPDAAAAKNAGKERVLADTLGTVPEGVVHIDDVPSMGDWKTAWDHIAFEGFLGTRMVLQTIWQGCDSALAAPLILDLARIVTRAHEAGLTGPLPELGFYFKDPDPGAPSSLSEQYTALLGLADRLRVAHT; encoded by the coding sequence GTGGCGACATCATCGACATCCGCACTGGCAGCGCCACGTACGGGAATCTGGCTGATAGGAGCCCGCGGCTCGGTCGCCACCACAGTGGTCGCCGGGTGGGCGGCCGTCGCGGCGGGGCTCCAACCGGCCGTAGGCATGGTCACCCACACTCCACCCTTCGCCGACTGCGGCCTGCCGGATCTGCCGTCCTTGGTCTTCGGCGGCCACGACGTCGCGGCCTGCCCCCTGCCGAAGCGCGCCGAGCAGCTCGCCGCCCAGGGAGTCCTGCCGCACGATCTGCCACACGCGGTGCGCGCCGAACTCGCCGCGGCTGACGCGGAGATACGGACCGGCGGCCCGCTCGTCGACGACCTGCGCGACGACCATGAACTGATCAGCGCCTTCGCCGAGGACATCGCGTCGTTCCGCATGCGCAACAACCACGCCCGATGCGTCGTGGTCAACGTCGCATCCACCGAACCGGCGCCCCGCGCGGGAGACGACAGGCTGCCCGCCAGCTCGCTGTACGCCGCCGCCGCGCTGCGCGCCCAGGCCGCGTACGTGAACTTCACCCCGTCAACCGGACTGCACCATCCGGCGCTGCACGGTCCGTACGAGGTGCCGGTCGCCGGGCGGGACGGCAAGACCGGGCAGACCCTGCTGCGGTCCGTGCTCGGCCCGATGTTCGCCCAGCGCGCGCTCACCGTACGGTCGTGGTCCGGCGCCAACCTGCTCGGCGGGGGAGACGGCGCGGCGCTCGCCGACCCGGACGCGGCCGCCGCGAAGAACGCCGGCAAGGAACGGGTCCTCGCCGACACCCTCGGTACCGTCCCCGAGGGAGTGGTGCACATCGACGACGTACCGTCGATGGGGGACTGGAAGACGGCCTGGGACCACATCGCCTTCGAGGGATTCCTCGGCACGCGGATGGTCCTGCAGACCATCTGGCAGGGATGCGACTCCGCCCTCGCGGCACCGCTGATCCTCGACCTCGCCCGGATTGTCACCCGGGCGCATGAAGCGGGGCTCACCGGGCCGCTCCCCGAGCTGGGCTTCTACTTCAAGGACCCCGATCCTGGGGCGCCGTCCTCGCTGTCCGAGCAGTACACCGCGCTGCTCGGCCTCGCCGACAGGCTGCGGGTGGCGCACACGTGA
- a CDS encoding ROK family transcriptional regulator, whose amino-acid sequence MTARPANAHQAHILRLLRDEGPNSRAQLGEFVDLSRSKLAVEVDRLMEIGLVANNGLAASRGGRRSHNIRLSPELRFLGVDIGATSADVAVTNGELEVLGHLSKPVDVRDGPVAVFEHVLDMAGKLTAAGIADRFDGAGVGIPGPVRFPEGIPVAPPLMPGWDNFPVREALSQDLGCPVMVDNDANLMALGEQHTGVAKNVKDFLCVKIGTGIGCGIVVCGEVYRGVTGSAGDIGHIQVDPDGHPCACGNTGCLEAHFSGAALARDALMESGHPGELAERLASSGTLTGADVAAAAAAGDPAAGDLIRQGGGHVGQVIAGLVSFFNPGLVVIGGGVTGLGHSLLAAIRTQVYRRSLPLATGSLPIVLSELGPQAGVIGAARLITERVFSPA is encoded by the coding sequence ATGACGGCACGGCCCGCTAACGCACATCAGGCGCACATACTCAGGCTGCTGCGCGACGAAGGCCCCAACTCGCGTGCACAGCTGGGCGAGTTCGTGGACCTGTCCCGCTCGAAGCTCGCCGTCGAGGTGGACCGGCTCATGGAGATCGGGCTCGTAGCGAACAACGGCCTCGCCGCCTCCAGGGGCGGACGCCGGTCGCACAACATCCGGCTCTCGCCCGAACTCCGCTTCCTGGGCGTCGACATCGGCGCCACCTCGGCGGATGTCGCCGTCACCAACGGGGAGTTGGAGGTTCTCGGCCATCTGAGCAAGCCGGTCGACGTGCGGGACGGCCCCGTCGCGGTCTTCGAGCACGTCCTCGACATGGCCGGCAAGTTGACGGCTGCCGGCATCGCCGACCGCTTCGACGGTGCCGGGGTCGGCATCCCCGGGCCGGTGCGGTTCCCCGAGGGCATCCCGGTCGCGCCACCGCTCATGCCGGGCTGGGACAACTTCCCCGTCCGCGAGGCCCTCAGCCAGGACCTCGGCTGCCCGGTCATGGTCGACAACGATGCGAACCTGATGGCCCTCGGGGAACAGCACACAGGAGTCGCCAAGAACGTCAAGGACTTCCTCTGCGTGAAGATCGGCACCGGCATCGGCTGCGGCATCGTGGTCTGCGGCGAGGTCTACCGCGGGGTGACCGGGAGCGCCGGCGACATCGGCCACATCCAGGTCGATCCCGACGGCCATCCCTGCGCCTGCGGCAACACCGGCTGCCTGGAAGCCCACTTCAGCGGTGCGGCGCTCGCCCGCGACGCGCTCATGGAGTCGGGGCACCCAGGTGAACTGGCCGAACGGCTGGCCTCCTCGGGCACGCTCACCGGGGCCGACGTCGCCGCGGCAGCCGCGGCCGGTGACCCCGCGGCCGGTGATCTCATCCGGCAGGGCGGCGGCCACGTCGGACAAGTCATCGCCGGGCTCGTGTCGTTCTTCAACCCGGGCCTGGTGGTCATCGGCGGCGGGGTGACCGGGCTCGGCCACTCCCTGCTGGCCGCCATACGCACCCAGGTCTACCGCAGGTCCCTGCCGTTGGCCACCGGCAGCCTCCCCATCGTCCTCAGCGAGCTCGGCCCCCAGGCCGGCGTCATCGGCGCCGCCCGGCTCATCACCGAACGCGTCTTCTCCCCGGCCTGA
- a CDS encoding sugar ABC transporter ATP-binding protein, translated as MPPSPPDTRTADSPAPLLRMTGITKSFPGVRALAGVDLTVVEGEVHCLLGQNGAGKSTLIKVLAGAHQPDGGEIVWQGQPTRLKSPIGAMRLGIATIYQELDLVEHLSVAENISLGHEPTHAGFVVRTRVARQRAAALLNRLGHTEIDPATLVAELSAAQQQIVSMARALSHDARLIVMDEPSAALDPDEVRNLFRTVDTLTSEGVAIIYISHRLEEIRTIGDRVTVLKEGRSVANDLPARSTPTPDIVALMTGRTVEHVFPYSPRAAGPVTSAVPPVLKVEGLSRQGEFEPLNLEVRPGEIVGLAGLVGSGRSEILETIFGARQPTTGRVFVDGEEVRPGHVRAAVRAGIGLAPEERKAQALLMLESVTRNVSISTLGRFARLGWIDRAAERAAAQQVTRDLVLHPDNPDAQVKNFSGGNQQKAVLARWLLRGCRVLLLDEPTRGVDIGARVELYAVIRRLADEGMAVVVVSSEIPEVLGLADRVLVLREGHVVHRAPADQLDEHRVLDLVLEGNTAS; from the coding sequence ATGCCGCCATCACCCCCTGACACTCGAACAGCCGACTCCCCTGCGCCGCTGCTCAGGATGACCGGGATCACCAAGTCCTTCCCCGGCGTCCGCGCTCTGGCCGGCGTCGACCTGACGGTCGTCGAGGGCGAGGTGCACTGTCTCCTTGGCCAGAACGGTGCGGGAAAGTCCACCCTCATCAAGGTCCTGGCCGGCGCCCATCAGCCCGACGGCGGCGAGATCGTCTGGCAGGGGCAGCCCACGCGGCTGAAGTCCCCCATCGGCGCCATGCGGCTCGGCATCGCGACCATCTACCAGGAACTCGACCTCGTCGAGCATCTCTCCGTGGCTGAGAACATCAGCCTCGGCCATGAACCGACCCACGCCGGATTCGTCGTACGCACCCGGGTCGCCCGCCAGCGCGCCGCCGCCCTTCTGAACCGGCTCGGCCACACGGAGATCGACCCCGCCACCCTCGTCGCCGAACTCTCCGCCGCGCAGCAGCAGATCGTGTCGATGGCCCGCGCCTTGTCCCACGACGCACGTCTGATCGTCATGGACGAGCCGTCGGCCGCCCTGGACCCGGACGAGGTGCGCAATCTCTTCCGCACCGTGGACACCCTGACGAGCGAGGGCGTCGCCATCATCTACATCTCCCACCGGTTGGAGGAGATCCGCACGATCGGCGACCGCGTGACCGTCCTCAAAGAGGGCCGGTCCGTCGCCAACGATCTGCCGGCCCGGTCCACACCCACACCCGACATCGTCGCGCTCATGACGGGTCGCACCGTGGAACACGTCTTCCCCTACTCCCCGCGTGCGGCCGGTCCGGTCACCTCCGCCGTGCCGCCCGTTCTGAAGGTGGAAGGGCTCAGCCGTCAGGGGGAGTTCGAGCCGCTCAACCTCGAAGTCCGCCCCGGGGAGATCGTCGGCTTGGCCGGTCTGGTGGGGTCCGGGCGGTCCGAGATCCTGGAGACCATCTTCGGTGCCCGTCAGCCCACGACAGGCCGGGTGTTCGTGGACGGCGAGGAGGTGCGGCCCGGCCACGTCCGTGCCGCGGTGCGCGCCGGCATCGGGCTCGCTCCCGAGGAGCGCAAGGCCCAGGCCCTGCTGATGCTTGAGTCGGTCACCCGCAACGTCTCCATCTCCACCCTTGGCCGGTTCGCCCGCCTCGGCTGGATCGACCGGGCCGCGGAGCGTGCCGCGGCTCAGCAGGTCACCCGGGACCTGGTGCTCCATCCCGACAACCCGGATGCCCAGGTCAAGAACTTCTCCGGCGGCAATCAGCAGAAGGCCGTCCTGGCGCGCTGGCTACTGCGGGGGTGCCGGGTGCTGCTCCTGGACGAGCCCACCCGTGGTGTGGACATCGGGGCCCGCGTCGAGCTGTACGCGGTGATCCGGCGGCTGGCGGACGAAGGGATGGCCGTCGTCGTGGTCTCCAGCGAGATCCCCGAGGTTCTCGGCCTCGCCGACCGCGTCCTCGTGCTCCGTGAGGGCCACGTCGTCCACCGCGCGCCCGCCGACCAACTGGACGAACACCGCGTACTCGATCTCGTACTCGAAGGGAACACCGCATCATGA
- a CDS encoding ABC transporter permease translates to MTQSAAAPAAEKPAPAAPPPRKPALGLRLDVRTLSLLGVLAILVLVGGVTKPDEFLAVSNLQLVLTQASVIGVVTVGMTLVIISGGIDLSVGAIVALASVWATTVATQEFGFTGVLFTAVLVGVGCGLVNGVLIAYGRMVPFIATLAMLASARGLALQITDGSTQVVTIPEILDLGVKDAYVLGVPPLVIVFVVVVVIGWLLLNRTTFGRRTVAIGGNAEAARLAGIDVRRQRLYLYLLSGLCCGIAAFMLIILSGSGQNTNGNLYELDAIAAAIIGGTLLSGGRGTITGSVLGVLIFTTITNIFALNNLETATQQIAKGAIIVAAVLIQRRTAHE, encoded by the coding sequence ATGACGCAGTCCGCGGCCGCACCCGCGGCCGAGAAGCCCGCTCCCGCCGCGCCACCGCCGCGCAAGCCCGCTCTCGGCCTCCGGCTCGATGTCCGCACTCTGTCGCTACTGGGCGTGCTGGCGATCCTCGTGCTCGTCGGCGGCGTCACCAAGCCGGACGAGTTCCTGGCCGTGAGCAACCTTCAACTCGTGCTCACCCAGGCGTCGGTGATCGGTGTCGTCACCGTCGGCATGACCCTGGTGATCATCAGCGGGGGTATCGACCTGTCTGTCGGCGCGATCGTGGCGCTGGCCTCGGTGTGGGCGACCACGGTCGCCACCCAGGAATTCGGATTCACCGGAGTCCTGTTCACCGCGGTCCTCGTGGGTGTGGGGTGTGGCCTGGTCAACGGTGTGCTCATCGCGTACGGCCGAATGGTCCCGTTCATCGCCACCCTCGCCATGCTCGCCTCGGCCCGTGGCCTCGCCCTCCAGATCACCGACGGCAGTACCCAGGTCGTCACGATTCCCGAGATCCTCGATCTGGGCGTGAAGGACGCCTACGTCCTCGGGGTGCCACCGCTCGTGATCGTTTTCGTGGTCGTCGTCGTCATCGGCTGGCTCCTGCTCAACCGCACGACGTTCGGACGACGCACCGTCGCCATCGGCGGCAACGCGGAAGCGGCCCGGCTCGCCGGCATCGACGTCCGGCGCCAGCGCCTCTACCTCTACCTGCTGTCCGGACTGTGCTGCGGCATCGCCGCCTTCATGCTCATCATCCTGTCCGGCTCCGGCCAGAACACCAACGGCAACCTCTACGAACTCGACGCCATTGCCGCAGCCATCATCGGCGGCACATTGCTCAGCGGCGGCCGCGGCACCATCACCGGCTCCGTCCTCGGCGTCCTGATCTTCACCACCATCACCAACATCTTCGCGCTCAACAACCTCGAGACCGCGACCCAGCAGATCGCCAAGGGCGCGATCATCGTCGCCGCCGTTCTCATCCAACGCCGCACCGCCCACGAGTAA
- a CDS encoding substrate-binding domain-containing protein translates to MAQQVDPIRRRLLFGTAAVSAGALLTACTSNDSGSDDGSAEQAPVADDKPGKHVTIGFAGPQADHGWLNAINVNARDRAKKYKDVSLEITEGSNDTAAQIGQIETLINKKVDVLVILPADGKALTQVGLKAMRAGIPVINLDRVFNSPQAYRCWIGGDNYGMGLNAGHYIGEQLKDKQNAKVVELAGMDTLELTQQRTQGFDDALKNYPNIKKVARQAAEFTVESGQSKMASLLQANKQFDALWNHDDDQGVGALRAIEQAGRDEFFMVGGAGALSAFQAIKQDSGVLKATVLYPPTMAASAIDLARALGQSKGLGGMAEFEIPSSITLYSAVVDKANVDQYMATGFK, encoded by the coding sequence ATGGCTCAGCAAGTCGACCCCATCCGCAGAAGGCTGCTCTTCGGCACCGCCGCCGTGTCGGCCGGCGCGCTGCTCACCGCCTGCACCTCCAACGACTCCGGCTCCGACGACGGCTCGGCCGAACAGGCCCCCGTCGCCGACGACAAGCCCGGTAAGCACGTCACCATCGGCTTCGCCGGACCCCAGGCCGACCACGGCTGGCTCAACGCCATCAACGTCAACGCCCGTGATCGCGCCAAGAAGTACAAGGACGTCTCGCTGGAGATCACCGAGGGCTCCAACGACACCGCCGCCCAGATCGGCCAGATCGAGACGCTGATCAACAAGAAGGTCGACGTCCTGGTGATCCTGCCCGCCGACGGCAAGGCGCTCACCCAGGTCGGCCTGAAGGCGATGCGGGCCGGCATCCCGGTCATCAACCTCGACCGCGTCTTCAACTCCCCGCAGGCATACCGCTGCTGGATCGGCGGCGACAACTACGGCATGGGCCTGAACGCCGGGCACTACATCGGCGAACAGCTCAAGGACAAGCAGAACGCCAAGGTCGTCGAACTTGCGGGAATGGACACGCTGGAGTTGACCCAGCAGCGCACCCAGGGCTTCGACGACGCCCTGAAGAACTACCCCAACATCAAGAAGGTCGCCCGCCAGGCCGCCGAGTTCACCGTCGAGTCCGGCCAGTCGAAGATGGCGTCACTGCTCCAGGCCAACAAGCAGTTCGACGCGCTGTGGAACCACGACGACGACCAGGGCGTCGGCGCCCTGCGCGCGATCGAGCAGGCCGGGCGGGACGAGTTCTTCATGGTCGGCGGCGCGGGGGCCCTCTCCGCCTTCCAGGCCATCAAGCAGGACAGCGGAGTGCTCAAGGCGACGGTCCTGTACCCGCCGACCATGGCCGCCTCCGCCATCGACCTGGCGCGCGCGCTGGGCCAGAGCAAGGGCCTGGGTGGCATGGCGGAATTCGAGATCCCCTCGTCCATCACCCTGTACTCGGCCGTCGTCGACAAGGCCAACGTCGACCAGTACATGGCGACCGGATTCAAGTAG
- a CDS encoding Gfo/Idh/MocA family protein has product MTSPNTQSAATRKPVLGIGMVGYAFMGAVHSQGWRTAGRAFDLPLEPQLTAVCGRNEQAARAAADRLGWASAETDWRELIARDDIHLVDICTPGDSHAEIAVAALDAGKHVLCEKPLANTVAEAEAMVAAAARNPGRIAMVGFNYRRTPAISLAQALIGAGRLGTLRHIRLTYLQDWLVDPDFPLTWRLRRETAGSGALGDLGSHIVDLAQFLTGEQVIGVTGQTETFVPERPLTPGLGGDRGQVTVDDAALFTGRFPSGALASFEASRFAHGRKNALRFEVNGERGSLAFDLERLNELHFFDGSAPAPEAGFRRILVTEPEHPYLAGWWPPGHGLGYEHTFVHQARDLVHAIADGTQPSPSFADGLQVQRVLAAVEESASKDSTYTPVFTTDHE; this is encoded by the coding sequence ATGACATCCCCGAACACGCAATCCGCCGCAACCCGTAAGCCGGTCCTCGGCATCGGCATGGTCGGCTACGCCTTCATGGGGGCCGTCCACTCCCAGGGCTGGCGCACGGCGGGCCGCGCCTTCGACCTGCCGCTCGAGCCGCAACTCACCGCAGTGTGCGGCCGGAACGAACAGGCGGCGCGGGCGGCCGCGGATCGGCTGGGCTGGGCGTCCGCCGAGACCGACTGGCGGGAGTTGATCGCACGCGACGACATCCACCTCGTCGACATCTGCACCCCCGGCGACAGCCACGCCGAGATCGCCGTCGCTGCCCTCGACGCCGGCAAACACGTGCTGTGCGAGAAGCCTCTGGCCAACACGGTCGCGGAGGCCGAGGCCATGGTCGCCGCAGCTGCGCGGAACCCGGGCCGCATCGCGATGGTCGGCTTCAACTATCGCCGCACGCCCGCCATTTCACTGGCGCAGGCCCTCATCGGAGCGGGCCGGCTCGGCACACTCCGGCACATCCGCCTGACCTATCTCCAGGACTGGCTCGTCGACCCCGACTTCCCGCTCACGTGGCGACTGCGGAGGGAGACGGCCGGCTCCGGCGCGCTCGGAGATCTGGGATCGCACATCGTCGACCTCGCCCAGTTCCTGACCGGCGAGCAAGTGATCGGGGTTACCGGGCAGACCGAGACGTTCGTCCCCGAGCGCCCCCTCACACCAGGCCTCGGAGGTGACCGGGGCCAGGTCACCGTTGACGACGCCGCCCTGTTCACCGGCCGTTTCCCGTCCGGCGCACTCGCCTCGTTCGAGGCCAGCCGCTTCGCCCACGGCCGCAAGAACGCGCTGCGGTTCGAAGTCAACGGCGAGCGCGGCTCGTTGGCCTTCGACCTGGAGCGCCTCAACGAACTGCACTTCTTCGACGGCTCCGCCCCCGCCCCCGAGGCCGGCTTCCGCCGCATCCTGGTCACCGAGCCCGAGCACCCCTATCTCGCCGGCTGGTGGCCTCCCGGTCATGGTCTCGGCTATGAGCACACGTTCGTCCACCAGGCCCGTGACCTCGTGCACGCCATCGCCGACGGAACCCAGCCCTCCCCGTCCTTCGCCGATGGTCTCCAGGTGCAGCGCGTGCTCGCCGCTGTCGAGGAGAGCGCGTCCAAGGACAGCACGTACACCCCCGTCTTCACCACCGACCACGAATAA
- a CDS encoding sugar phosphate isomerase/epimerase family protein has translation MTHRFTLFTGQWADLPLEEVCKIATDAGFDGLELACWGDHFQVDQALTDPSYLDSRRQLLEKYGLKCWAVSNHLVGQAVCDAIIDERHEAILPPEVWGDGDAEGVRQRAADRMKDTARAAAAFGVETVVGFTGSAIWHLVAMFPPATDVTIERGYQDFADRWNPILDVFDAEGVRFAHEVHPSEIAYDYWTTERALQAVDHRPSFGLNFDPSHFVWQDIDPAGFLYDFRDRIYHVDCKDARKRLDGRNGRLGSHLPWGDPRRGWDFVSVGRGDVRWEDIFRMLRFIRFEGPISVEWEDAGMDRLQGAPEALAHLKAYDFSPPSASFDAAFGAAP, from the coding sequence ATGACCCACCGCTTCACGCTCTTCACCGGCCAGTGGGCGGACCTTCCCCTGGAGGAGGTCTGCAAGATCGCCACCGATGCCGGATTCGACGGCCTGGAACTCGCCTGCTGGGGCGACCACTTCCAGGTGGACCAGGCGCTGACCGACCCGTCCTATCTGGATTCCCGTCGCCAACTCCTGGAGAAGTATGGCCTGAAGTGCTGGGCGGTCTCCAATCACCTGGTCGGCCAAGCCGTTTGCGACGCCATCATCGACGAGCGTCACGAGGCCATCCTCCCACCCGAGGTGTGGGGCGACGGAGACGCCGAGGGCGTACGGCAGCGAGCCGCCGACCGGATGAAGGACACGGCACGCGCGGCGGCCGCTTTCGGTGTCGAGACGGTGGTCGGCTTCACCGGCTCCGCCATCTGGCACCTGGTCGCCATGTTCCCGCCCGCGACCGATGTCACGATCGAGCGCGGCTACCAGGACTTCGCCGACCGCTGGAACCCCATCCTCGACGTCTTCGACGCAGAAGGCGTCCGCTTCGCCCACGAGGTCCACCCCAGCGAGATCGCCTACGACTACTGGACCACCGAAAGGGCCCTGCAGGCCGTCGACCACCGGCCCAGCTTCGGCCTCAACTTCGACCCCTCCCACTTCGTCTGGCAGGACATCGACCCGGCGGGCTTCCTGTACGACTTTCGGGACCGCATCTACCACGTCGACTGCAAGGACGCCCGCAAGCGCCTCGACGGGCGCAACGGCCGCCTCGGCTCCCACCTTCCCTGGGGCGACCCGCGCCGCGGCTGGGACTTTGTGTCGGTGGGCCGCGGAGACGTCCGCTGGGAGGACATCTTCCGCATGCTCCGCTTCATCCGGTTCGAGGGCCCCATCTCCGTCGAGTGGGAAGACGCCGGCATGGACCGCCTCCAGGGCGCCCCGGAGGCACTGGCTCACCTCAAGGCGTACGACTTCAGCCCGCCGTCGGCCTCCTTCGACGCGGCGTTCGGAGCAGCTCCCTGA
- a CDS encoding S1 family peptidase, with protein MTTLGFIAAGMVVAPQASGIVDGREADSTPGAVRVAFGCSGSVISPTWVLTAKHCVDEGMTYAEVAVGNVNTDHAEVVKSMSIHLNDRADLALLELERPVNVTFAQLGDKVNVGDTEQVFGWGYGNKLKVADMRVVTVDHGIAAEYINGRTEGGDSGGPVFVDGKQVGVHYARGHYSYHVNLQVHRQWIKEISGV; from the coding sequence GTGACGACCCTCGGGTTCATCGCGGCCGGAATGGTCGTCGCCCCGCAAGCCAGCGGGATCGTCGACGGCAGGGAGGCCGATTCGACCCCTGGGGCCGTACGCGTGGCCTTCGGCTGCTCAGGTTCCGTGATCAGCCCGACCTGGGTGCTGACCGCGAAGCACTGCGTCGACGAAGGAATGACATACGCCGAGGTGGCGGTCGGGAACGTCAACACCGATCACGCCGAAGTCGTCAAGAGCATGAGCATCCACCTCAATGACAGGGCAGATCTCGCCCTGCTGGAGCTGGAGCGCCCGGTGAACGTCACCTTTGCCCAGCTCGGCGACAAGGTCAATGTCGGCGACACGGAACAGGTCTTCGGCTGGGGCTACGGCAACAAGCTGAAGGTGGCCGACATGCGAGTCGTGACGGTGGATCACGGGATCGCGGCCGAGTACATCAACGGCAGGACCGAGGGCGGCGACTCCGGCGGCCCTGTCTTCGTCGACGGCAAGCAGGTCGGTGTGCACTACGCCCGAGGGCACTACTCGTACCACGTGAATCTCCAAGTGCACCGGCAGTGGATCAAGGAGATCTCCGGGGTGTGA